The Sorangiineae bacterium MSr11367 genome window below encodes:
- a CDS encoding nucleoside hydrolase gives MMMRKCAAVLVLAAVAFTSPSLEAVEQCAVPRPILIDTDICAAVDDVAALAMANVMHSRGEARLLGVLVNTRGDAGAAAVDVVNTYYGHPDIPIGALQPTDASVCENYAHDYASRLVERFPHDLAGGSSADNAVHLYRKLLSAEKDHSVVILSLGATTNLSALLDSGPDEHSALPGAALVRSKVARMVMMGGQYPRSDAAEFNFALDPASTRRVMLDWPTPLVFSGAEASVKLGKRVSTQAPADSPVRATFEIGFGAGIDSDLWDVLPVLYAVRGSRHFTTVPCGFNRIADDGSNECVPASGKDQRYLRFSDPSGRLTASIEDMLLGVP, from the coding sequence ATGATGATGCGAAAGTGCGCCGCCGTGCTCGTGCTCGCTGCCGTGGCCTTCACGAGTCCATCGCTCGAGGCCGTCGAACAATGCGCCGTACCCCGCCCGATCCTCATCGACACAGACATTTGCGCCGCGGTCGACGACGTGGCGGCGTTGGCCATGGCCAATGTCATGCACAGCCGCGGCGAGGCGCGGTTGCTCGGCGTGCTGGTGAACACACGGGGGGACGCAGGGGCGGCCGCCGTCGACGTGGTGAATACCTATTATGGCCACCCGGATATTCCCATTGGTGCATTGCAACCCACCGATGCATCGGTATGCGAAAACTACGCGCACGATTACGCGAGCCGGCTCGTCGAGCGCTTCCCGCACGACCTCGCGGGAGGTTCATCCGCAGACAACGCCGTTCACTTGTACCGCAAACTGCTTTCCGCGGAGAAAGACCACAGCGTGGTGATTTTATCGCTGGGAGCGACGACGAACCTTTCCGCGCTGCTCGACTCCGGGCCGGATGAACACAGCGCGCTGCCGGGTGCGGCGCTGGTTCGGTCCAAGGTAGCTCGGATGGTGATGATGGGCGGGCAATATCCGCGCAGCGACGCCGCCGAGTTCAACTTCGCACTCGACCCGGCGAGCACGCGCCGCGTGATGCTCGACTGGCCGACGCCCCTGGTATTTAGCGGCGCCGAGGCGTCCGTAAAGCTCGGCAAGCGTGTATCGACGCAGGCTCCCGCCGACAGTCCCGTACGCGCGACCTTCGAGATTGGCTTCGGCGCCGGCATCGACAGTGACCTCTGGGACGTGCTTCCCGTGCTCTACGCTGTGCGGGGAAGCCGGCATTTCACGACCGTGCCATGCGGATTCAATCGAATTGCCGACGACGGCTCGAACGAGTGTGTCCCCGCATCGGGGAAGGACCAGCGTTACCTCCGGTTCTCGGATCCGTCGGGGCGCCTGACCGCGTCGATCGAAGACATGCTTCTCGGTGTGCCATAG
- a CDS encoding beta-lactamase family protein: MKHLVCACTGMPEQNQEWLMEFAHATAETEMQVLSAMRPTTKIGEAYQYSNMLAAAAGFVGGYAAYPKRELGAAYDEAMRTRVFEPLGMKSTTFDYDRALRSNHATPHSEDVDGKVQVGTTAGNRAVVPIRPAAGAWSNAHDVALYVQMELANGKLPNGQRYVSEKNLLARRERQSTPEPDLAYGMGLETNTRYGTPLIHHGGSMFGLRSDMFWLPEHDIGGVILTNADSGRGVRDIYQRKVLEVLFDGKPEADEDLATYAKNRKDHIAKERMRLVVPAAEDAVTALAKRYVSPVLGEISVERKGRTTIFDFGEWKSTVASRKNDDGSISFFTIDAGVDNDELVVAQRDGKRALLINDRQMEYVFLEK; encoded by the coding sequence ATGAAGCATCTGGTCTGCGCCTGCACCGGCATGCCCGAGCAAAACCAGGAGTGGCTCATGGAGTTCGCCCACGCCACCGCCGAGACGGAGATGCAGGTCCTCTCCGCCATGCGCCCCACCACCAAGATCGGCGAGGCCTACCAGTACAGCAACATGCTGGCGGCCGCCGCCGGGTTCGTGGGCGGATATGCCGCTTACCCGAAGCGCGAACTCGGCGCTGCCTACGACGAGGCGATGCGTACCCGCGTGTTCGAGCCGCTCGGCATGAAGTCGACGACGTTCGACTACGACCGGGCCTTGCGCAGCAATCACGCTACACCGCATTCGGAAGACGTCGACGGCAAGGTGCAGGTGGGCACGACGGCGGGCAATCGCGCGGTCGTACCGATACGGCCGGCGGCCGGCGCGTGGTCGAACGCGCACGATGTCGCGCTCTACGTGCAGATGGAGCTCGCCAACGGCAAGCTCCCGAACGGGCAGCGCTACGTGTCGGAGAAGAATCTGCTCGCGCGTCGGGAGCGGCAGTCGACGCCGGAGCCGGATCTCGCCTACGGCATGGGGCTGGAGACCAACACCCGATACGGCACCCCGCTGATTCACCATGGCGGCAGCATGTTTGGCCTCAGGAGCGACATGTTTTGGCTGCCCGAGCACGACATCGGTGGGGTGATCCTGACCAACGCTGACAGCGGACGCGGGGTGCGCGACATCTACCAGCGCAAGGTCCTCGAGGTACTTTTCGACGGCAAGCCGGAGGCCGACGAAGATCTCGCGACCTATGCCAAGAACCGCAAGGACCACATTGCGAAGGAGCGAATGCGCCTGGTGGTGCCGGCGGCCGAGGATGCCGTGACCGCGCTCGCGAAGCGCTACGTGAGCCCGGTGCTGGGCGAGATCTCGGTGGAGCGAAAGGGCCGCACCACGATCTTCGATTTCGGCGAATGGAAGAGCACCGTAGCCTCCCGCAAGAATGACGATGGGAGCATCTCGTTCTTCACCATCGACGCGGGCGTCGACAACGACGAGTTGGTCGTCGCCCAGCGAGACGGCAAGCGTGCCCTGCTCATCAACGATCGGCAGATGGAATACGTATTCCTCGAGAAATGA
- a CDS encoding GMC family oxidoreductase, producing MSFDYDVVVIGSGFGGSVTALRLTEKGYRVGVLEAGQRFEPTTLPKTSWDVRRFLWAPKLGCYGIQRIHVLPNVVVLAGAGVGGGSLVYANTLYEPLPAFYDDPQWRHITDWRRELAPFYDQAKRMLGVVENPVVTAADEIMREIAEEMGAGESFHPTRVGVFFGERGVAPGTEVEDPFFGGAGPRRRTCTTCGACMIGCKENAKNSLDRNYLYLAERAGAQIHPMTTVTAVRPLAGGGYLVEAVRTGRSAWWKKNRLTFRAEHVVFAAGTYNTQLLLHRMRDTRMLPHLSSRLGVLTRTNSEAILGATAKSADVDHSRGIAITSSFHPDGHTHIEPNHFGKGNDAMGLLATALADGGKPYPRFFTWLKEVAKRPLYFLGFGHVRRWAERTIVLLVMQTLDNSITVSGKRTLGGRFKLTSTQGHGQPNPTWIPVAHDTVRRFAGKIDGIAGGSWGDIFNTPMTAHFLGGCAIGDSAQTGVVDPYHRIYGHPGLHVVDGAAISANLGVNPSLTITAQAERAMSMWPNRGDADPRPALGTTYQPIAPIAPTHPTVPAHAPGALRL from the coding sequence ATGAGCTTCGACTATGACGTGGTGGTGATCGGATCGGGGTTCGGAGGCTCGGTTACCGCTCTTCGATTGACCGAGAAGGGCTATCGGGTTGGTGTCCTCGAGGCGGGGCAGAGATTCGAGCCCACCACCTTGCCCAAGACGTCGTGGGACGTCCGGCGATTCTTGTGGGCACCCAAGCTGGGTTGTTACGGTATCCAGCGCATTCATGTCCTGCCGAACGTCGTCGTCCTCGCAGGGGCGGGCGTCGGAGGCGGCTCGCTGGTTTATGCGAACACGCTTTATGAGCCGCTCCCGGCCTTCTACGACGACCCGCAGTGGCGGCATATTACCGATTGGCGCCGTGAGCTCGCACCGTTCTACGACCAGGCCAAGCGCATGTTGGGCGTGGTCGAAAACCCCGTGGTCACGGCGGCGGACGAGATCATGCGAGAGATCGCCGAAGAGATGGGGGCAGGGGAGTCGTTTCATCCCACGCGCGTCGGTGTGTTTTTCGGCGAGCGCGGTGTGGCTCCGGGCACCGAGGTCGAAGACCCCTTTTTCGGAGGTGCCGGCCCCCGCCGTCGCACGTGCACGACGTGTGGCGCCTGCATGATCGGGTGCAAGGAGAATGCGAAGAACTCGCTGGATCGCAATTACCTTTACCTGGCCGAGCGCGCCGGTGCCCAGATCCATCCCATGACGACGGTCACCGCGGTGCGTCCTCTCGCCGGAGGAGGCTATCTCGTGGAGGCCGTGCGCACGGGCCGGTCCGCGTGGTGGAAGAAGAACCGCTTGACGTTCCGCGCCGAGCACGTGGTTTTTGCCGCAGGTACGTACAACACGCAATTGCTGCTGCATCGCATGCGGGATACACGTATGCTGCCGCACCTATCTTCACGCCTTGGGGTGCTCACGCGCACCAACTCGGAGGCTATCTTGGGTGCCACGGCAAAGAGCGCGGACGTCGACCATAGCCGGGGCATTGCCATTACGTCCTCGTTTCACCCCGACGGACACACTCATATCGAGCCCAATCACTTCGGCAAAGGGAACGATGCCATGGGTCTGCTGGCAACGGCGCTGGCCGACGGCGGCAAACCCTACCCACGGTTTTTCACCTGGCTGAAGGAGGTGGCCAAGCGTCCATTGTACTTTTTGGGCTTTGGGCACGTCCGGCGTTGGGCAGAAAGAACGATTGTCCTACTGGTGATGCAGACCCTCGACAATTCCATCACGGTATCGGGCAAAAGGACCTTGGGCGGGCGCTTCAAACTCACGTCCACGCAAGGTCATGGGCAGCCCAATCCCACGTGGATCCCGGTTGCCCACGATACGGTGCGGCGTTTTGCAGGGAAGATCGATGGTATTGCCGGCGGCTCCTGGGGCGATATCTTCAATACGCCGATGACCGCGCATTTTCTGGGTGGCTGCGCGATTGGCGACTCTGCGCAAACGGGTGTGGTCGATCCCTATCATCGCATTTATGGTCATCCTGGTCTGCACGTCGTCGACGGTGCCGCGATTTCGGCAAATCTCGGGGTCAATCCATCGCTGACCATCACGGCCCAAGCCGAGCGGGCCATGTCGATGTGGCCAAACCGCGGCGACGCCGACCCACGGCCTGCACTCGGCACGACGTACCAGCCGATCGCGCCCATCGCGCCGACCCACCCCACCGTTCCCGCACATGCCCCAGGTGCGCTCCGGCTATGA
- a CDS encoding TetR/AcrR family transcriptional regulator produces MREHVIATSARVYSEHGYRHTTVERILEAAGISRPTFYRLFSDRRDVIEILVARANDLLYAQVLAAAESQRDLRSAVVAAVDAYFEWGLSTGPMVGAIYNEIHDPESPASYHRTRVIGRMIELFDAIAAKRGRPRLDPLFWDALICAAEHAASGAFWPKRRPRADIERRRAVVLRILLASLATPRERVPPLPLYEGELRTE; encoded by the coding sequence TTGCGCGAACACGTCATCGCAACGAGCGCTCGTGTCTACTCGGAGCATGGCTACCGTCACACGACCGTCGAGAGGATCCTCGAGGCGGCCGGCATTTCGCGCCCCACGTTTTACAGGCTCTTCAGCGATCGGCGCGACGTCATCGAGATCCTCGTCGCCCGTGCGAACGATCTGCTTTACGCCCAAGTGTTGGCCGCGGCCGAGTCCCAACGCGACCTACGAAGTGCGGTCGTTGCTGCGGTGGACGCGTACTTCGAGTGGGGCCTCAGCACGGGCCCGATGGTGGGAGCCATCTACAACGAGATCCACGATCCGGAATCTCCAGCGAGCTACCATCGGACGCGTGTGATCGGGCGGATGATCGAGCTTTTCGATGCGATTGCGGCCAAGCGTGGGCGGCCGCGGCTCGACCCGCTATTCTGGGACGCGCTCATCTGTGCGGCGGAGCATGCGGCGAGCGGCGCGTTCTGGCCAAAGCGACGCCCGCGCGCCGACATCGAGCGCCGTCGCGCCGTGGTTCTACGCATTCTCCTGGCGTCGCTCGCCACCCCGCGAGAACGCGTTCCGCCGCTCCCGCTCTACGAAGGCGAGCTTCGCACCGAATGA